Proteins co-encoded in one Ruegeria pomeroyi DSS-3 genomic window:
- the fdhF gene encoding formate dehydrogenase subunit alpha produces MADGAHVEMVSFTLNGEEVTVPEGLTIWEAAHGRGLVIPHLCHKPDPGYRPDGNCRACMVEVAGERTLVASCIRPVAEGMVVTTDSARAEGARKMVVELLLADQPEVAHDASSHFHAMAGLNGVSESRFPAKTPDSVPLLDASHVAMRVNLDACINCNLCVRACREVQVNDVIGMAGRGAGAQVVFDQNDPMGASTCVACGECVQACPTGALMPATVLDAEQAGDSKDYDREVTSVCPFCGVGCQLSFKVKDNKIKYVTGVDGPANESRLCVKGRFGFDYIDHPHRLTKPLIRRADAPKGLNVDPGNPLSHFREASWEEALDFAARGLADLRAQKGSYVAGFGSAKCSNEEAYLFQKLIRQGFGHNNVDHCTRLCHASSVSALLENVGSGAVTATFNEIENADVAIVIGCNPIENHPVAATYFKQFTKRGGKLIVCDPRGVGMGRFATHRLQFKPGADVSMLNAMMHVIVEEGLYDQAYIDQFTENWEEMKAHLADYSPEKMEPICGIAAGELRDAARTFAAGKAGMIFWGMGVSQHIHGTDNSRCLISLALMTGNVGKPGAGLHPLRGQNNVQGASDAGLIPMFLPDYQSVTDDGVRSAFTSVWNSGDFSNQKGLTVVEIMHAIHDGDIRGMYILGENPAMSDPDVDHARAALAMLEHLVVQDIFLTETANYADVILPASAWAEKTGTVTNTNRQVQMGRPAVAPPGQAKEDWWIEVELARRLGLDWNYSHPSEVFAEMKRNMKSLDNITWARLEGEAVTYPSLSPEDPGQAIVFGDGFPRANKRARFTPAKIVEPDERPDADYPFVLITGRQLEHWHTGSMTRRASVLDAVEPEANCSMHPATLRAMGIEPGDMIRLTTRRGSVQVMVRADRAIAQDNVFLPFAYVEAAANILTNAALDPYGKIPEFKYAAVKVEKAEALAAE; encoded by the coding sequence ATGGCCGACGGCGCACATGTCGAGATGGTGAGCTTTACCCTCAACGGCGAAGAGGTCACCGTGCCCGAGGGGCTGACCATCTGGGAGGCCGCCCATGGCCGCGGCCTGGTGATCCCGCATCTCTGCCACAAGCCCGACCCGGGCTATCGCCCGGACGGCAATTGCCGCGCCTGCATGGTCGAGGTCGCGGGCGAGCGCACGCTGGTGGCCTCCTGCATCCGGCCGGTGGCCGAGGGCATGGTGGTCACCACCGACAGCGCCCGCGCCGAGGGTGCCCGCAAGATGGTGGTCGAGCTGTTGCTGGCCGACCAGCCCGAGGTGGCGCATGACGCCTCGAGCCATTTCCACGCCATGGCCGGTCTGAACGGGGTCAGCGAGAGCCGCTTTCCGGCCAAGACGCCCGACAGCGTGCCGCTTCTGGATGCCAGCCACGTGGCGATGCGGGTCAATCTGGATGCCTGCATCAACTGCAATCTCTGCGTGCGCGCCTGCCGCGAGGTGCAGGTCAATGACGTGATCGGCATGGCCGGGCGCGGCGCCGGGGCGCAGGTGGTGTTCGACCAGAACGACCCGATGGGCGCCTCGACCTGCGTGGCCTGCGGCGAATGCGTGCAGGCCTGCCCGACCGGCGCGCTGATGCCGGCGACCGTGCTCGATGCGGAGCAGGCCGGCGACAGCAAGGATTACGACCGCGAGGTGACCTCGGTCTGCCCGTTCTGCGGGGTGGGCTGCCAGCTGAGCTTCAAGGTCAAGGACAACAAGATCAAATATGTGACCGGCGTCGACGGTCCGGCCAATGAAAGCCGGCTCTGCGTCAAGGGGCGGTTCGGCTTTGACTATATCGACCACCCGCACCGGCTGACCAAACCGCTGATCCGCCGCGCGGACGCGCCCAAGGGGCTGAACGTGGATCCGGGCAATCCGCTCAGCCATTTCCGCGAGGCCAGCTGGGAAGAGGCGCTGGATTTTGCCGCTCGCGGTCTGGCCGATCTGCGCGCGCAAAAGGGCAGCTATGTCGCCGGGTTCGGCAGCGCCAAATGCTCGAACGAAGAGGCCTATCTGTTCCAGAAGCTGATCCGCCAGGGCTTTGGCCACAACAATGTCGACCATTGCACCCGGCTCTGCCATGCCTCCTCGGTCTCGGCGCTGCTGGAGAATGTCGGCTCGGGCGCGGTGACGGCGACCTTCAACGAGATCGAGAATGCGGATGTGGCCATCGTGATCGGCTGCAACCCGATCGAGAACCATCCCGTGGCGGCGACCTATTTCAAGCAGTTCACCAAGCGCGGCGGCAAGCTGATCGTCTGCGACCCGCGCGGCGTCGGCATGGGCCGCTTTGCCACCCACCGGCTGCAGTTCAAGCCGGGCGCGGATGTGTCGATGCTGAACGCGATGATGCACGTGATCGTCGAAGAGGGGCTGTATGACCAGGCCTATATCGACCAGTTCACCGAGAACTGGGAGGAGATGAAGGCGCATCTGGCCGATTATAGCCCTGAGAAGATGGAGCCCATCTGCGGCATCGCGGCCGGTGAGCTGCGCGACGCGGCGCGCACATTTGCGGCGGGCAAGGCGGGCATGATCTTCTGGGGCATGGGCGTCAGCCAGCATATCCACGGCACCGACAACTCGCGCTGCCTGATCTCTCTGGCGCTGATGACCGGCAATGTGGGCAAGCCCGGCGCGGGCCTGCACCCCCTGCGGGGTCAGAACAACGTGCAGGGCGCGTCGGACGCGGGCCTGATCCCGATGTTCCTGCCCGATTACCAGTCGGTCACCGATGACGGCGTGCGCTCGGCCTTTACCTCTGTGTGGAACTCGGGCGACTTCTCGAACCAGAAGGGGCTGACCGTGGTCGAGATCATGCATGCGATCCATGATGGCGACATCAGGGGCATGTATATCCTGGGTGAAAACCCGGCCATGTCGGACCCCGATGTCGACCATGCCCGCGCCGCGCTGGCGATGCTCGAGCATCTGGTGGTGCAGGATATCTTCCTGACCGAGACCGCGAACTATGCCGATGTGATCCTGCCCGCCAGCGCCTGGGCGGAAAAGACCGGCACCGTGACCAACACCAACCGCCAGGTCCAGATGGGCCGCCCCGCCGTGGCGCCCCCGGGGCAGGCAAAGGAAGACTGGTGGATCGAGGTGGAACTGGCCAGGCGCCTCGGCCTCGACTGGAATTACAGCCACCCCAGCGAAGTGTTTGCCGAGATGAAGCGCAACATGAAATCGCTCGACAACATCACCTGGGCGCGGCTCGAAGGCGAGGCGGTCACCTATCCCTCGCTCAGCCCCGAGGATCCGGGCCAGGCCATCGTCTTTGGCGACGGCTTCCCGCGTGCGAACAAGCGGGCCCGCTTCACCCCGGCGAAGATCGTCGAGCCCGACGAGCGCCCCGATGCGGACTATCCCTTCGTGCTGATCACCGGGCGGCAGCTGGAACATTGGCATACCGGCTCGATGACCCGGCGCGCCAGCGTGCTCGACGCGGTCGAACCCGAGGCCAACTGCTCGATGCACCCCGCCACCCTGCGCGCCATGGGCATCGAGCCCGGCGACATGATCCGCCTCACCACACGGCGCGGCAGCGTCCAGGTCATGGTCCGCGCCGACCGCGCCATCGCCCAGGACAACGTCTTCCTCCCCTTCGCCTATGTCGAAGCCGCCGCAAACATCCTCACAAACGCTGCCCTCGACCCTTACGGAAAAATCCCAGAGTTCAAATACGCAGCCGTAAAGGTCGAAAAAGCTGAAGCGCTGGCGGCGGAGTAG
- a CDS encoding cyclase family protein, with the protein MSRRFVDLSVPLETGIVSDPPIMLPEIEYLTHDQTAEQVMSFFPGLKREDLPGGEGWAVERLSVATHNGTHLDAPYHHHSTMNNGARAITIDEVPLDWCFNPGVKLDFRHFPDGYVVSAEDVEAELARIGHEVQPLDIVVVNTSAGARYGQPDYLVKGCGMGREATLYLTERGVRVTGTDAWSWDAPFALTARAYADSGDAAIIWEGHRASMEIGYCHMEKLANLDQLPPTGFTISCFPFKIKGASAGFTRAVAIFED; encoded by the coding sequence ATGTCCCGTCGCTTTGTCGATCTCTCCGTGCCACTGGAAACCGGTATCGTTTCCGACCCGCCGATCATGTTGCCCGAGATCGAGTATCTCACCCATGATCAGACCGCCGAACAGGTGATGTCCTTCTTTCCGGGGCTGAAACGCGAGGACCTGCCGGGTGGTGAGGGCTGGGCGGTGGAGCGGCTGAGTGTGGCGACCCATAACGGCACCCATCTGGACGCGCCTTATCACCACCATTCGACGATGAACAACGGCGCGCGGGCGATCACCATTGACGAGGTGCCGCTTGACTGGTGTTTCAACCCCGGCGTCAAGCTGGATTTTCGCCATTTCCCGGATGGTTACGTGGTCAGTGCCGAAGATGTCGAGGCCGAGCTGGCGCGCATCGGGCATGAGGTGCAGCCGCTCGATATCGTGGTGGTCAACACCTCGGCGGGCGCGCGATACGGGCAGCCGGACTACCTGGTCAAGGGCTGCGGCATGGGGCGCGAGGCGACGCTCTATCTCACCGAACGCGGCGTGCGGGTCACCGGCACCGATGCCTGGTCCTGGGATGCGCCGTTTGCGCTGACTGCGCGCGCCTATGCCGACAGTGGCGATGCGGCGATCATCTGGGAGGGGCACCGCGCCTCGATGGAAATCGGCTATTGCCACATGGAAAAGCTGGCCAATCTGGACCAGTTGCCGCCGACGGGCTTCACCATTTCCTGTTTCCCCTTCAAGATCAAAGGCGCCAGCGCCGGGTTCACCCGTGCGGTGGCGATCTTTGAGGACTGA
- a CDS encoding thioesterase family protein yields MSEQEPHSGHDGPYPAPVEVRGFAVRPEWIDYNGHMNVGYYGVAFDQALDVMLEEHLGLGKTYAETAGAGPYILQSHVQFRRELLEGEAFHLYFRLLDHDAKRLIYFGQMFADRDGALCATQEALIMNVSQQTGRGAPFPAWAQARLARMRADHAALPGHPAIGATLALRR; encoded by the coding sequence ATGTCGGAGCAAGAACCGCACAGCGGCCATGACGGCCCCTATCCCGCCCCGGTCGAGGTGCGTGGTTTTGCCGTCAGACCCGAGTGGATCGATTACAACGGGCACATGAACGTGGGCTATTACGGTGTGGCCTTCGATCAGGCGCTGGATGTGATGCTGGAAGAGCATCTGGGCCTTGGCAAGACCTATGCCGAGACCGCCGGGGCCGGTCCCTATATCCTGCAGTCACATGTTCAGTTCCGGCGCGAATTGCTGGAGGGGGAGGCGTTTCATCTGTATTTCCGCCTGCTCGATCACGATGCCAAGCGGCTGATCTATTTCGGACAGATGTTTGCGGATCGTGACGGCGCGCTTTGTGCCACTCAGGAAGCCCTGATCATGAATGTCAGCCAGCAGACCGGGCGCGGCGCGCCCTTCCCTGCCTGGGCGCAGGCGCGGCTGGCACGGATGCGGGCGGATCATGCGGCGCTTCCGGGCCATCCGGCGATCGGCGCGACTCTGGCGCTGCGCCGGTGA
- a CDS encoding sugar transferase, producing MKDYIHTASLAVPMPVASGQGNRARSALEAALLPANTNAPLEKRGGAFSPANGVYATVGKRCLDVAFILLSLPVALVIIGLCALALRLEGGSAFYRQPRLGRDGKRFQILKLRTMVMDADARLERMLAADPAMRAEWDATQKLKHDPRITRVGNFLRRTSLDELPQLWNVLTGDMSLVGPRPMMPEQLPLYGPAESYFALRPGITGLWQVSERNNSRFDYRAKSDADYASTLSLRGDLSLLLRTTSVVVRRTGC from the coding sequence ATGAAGGACTATATCCACACCGCTTCGTTGGCGGTTCCGATGCCGGTGGCGTCTGGCCAGGGCAATCGGGCCAGGAGCGCGCTGGAAGCGGCGCTGCTGCCTGCAAACACGAACGCACCGCTGGAGAAACGGGGGGGAGCCTTTTCTCCGGCAAATGGCGTCTACGCAACTGTTGGCAAGCGGTGTCTGGATGTAGCCTTCATCCTCCTTTCTCTTCCGGTTGCGCTTGTCATCATCGGCCTGTGCGCGCTGGCGCTGCGGCTGGAAGGTGGCAGCGCGTTCTACCGGCAGCCGCGGCTGGGCCGCGACGGCAAGCGGTTCCAGATCCTCAAGCTGCGCACCATGGTGATGGATGCCGATGCCCGGCTGGAACGGATGCTGGCGGCGGATCCGGCAATGCGCGCCGAATGGGACGCGACACAGAAGCTGAAGCATGATCCGCGCATCACCCGTGTCGGAAACTTCCTGCGGCGCACCTCGCTGGACGAGCTGCCACAACTGTGGAACGTGCTGACCGGCGATATGAGCCTGGTCGGCCCGCGCCCGATGATGCCCGAGCAACTGCCGCTTTACGGACCTGCCGAGAGCTACTTTGCCCTGCGCCCCGGGATCACCGGTCTGTGGCAGGTCTCGGAACGCAACAATTCGCGCTTCGATTACCGGGCAAAGTCCGATGCGGACTATGCATCGACGCTGTCGCTGAGGGGCGATCTGTCTCTGCTGCTGCGGACCACCTCGGTGGTGGTGCGTCGCACCGGGTGCTGA
- a CDS encoding CpsD/CapB family tyrosine-protein kinase, translating to MNDQTTGIGKRAAAERPFRRKAALRAEAAAPRVEKVMSPSKPMPLPEPEVVASLPATLPEPWERLRATPLGLGRRQVGQMPLVNLHRSDPAAKAFDVLRTRLLQTLKARGWRRIGIVAPTRGCGASFTAVNLALSIARVPDSRTVLLDMNMRDPGLAGALGLGAPGDMRALLRGDVSYLDHLTRCSGTLAVGLGAGVAGDASELLQAPASAEVLDLIQDELNPDVVICDLPAILAHDDLAAFLPRLDGVLLVADGTQTTADQIRRCQQVIGDTTPLLGVILNRGRGTGAENYAL from the coding sequence ATGAACGACCAGACCACCGGCATCGGCAAGCGCGCTGCTGCGGAACGCCCGTTCCGCCGCAAGGCCGCGCTCAGGGCCGAGGCGGCCGCGCCGCGGGTCGAAAAGGTCATGTCGCCGAGCAAACCGATGCCGCTGCCCGAACCCGAGGTTGTCGCTTCGCTGCCCGCCACTCTTCCCGAGCCGTGGGAGCGTCTGCGCGCCACGCCGCTGGGGCTGGGGCGCCGTCAAGTGGGGCAGATGCCGCTGGTCAATCTCCACCGCTCCGATCCTGCGGCCAAGGCGTTCGACGTGCTGCGCACCCGCCTGTTGCAGACGCTGAAGGCGCGCGGCTGGCGCCGGATCGGCATTGTCGCGCCCACCCGTGGCTGTGGCGCCTCCTTTACCGCCGTCAATCTGGCGCTCAGCATCGCGCGGGTACCCGACAGCCGGACCGTGCTGCTGGACATGAACATGCGCGATCCGGGTCTGGCAGGGGCGCTTGGCCTCGGCGCGCCGGGCGACATGCGCGCCCTGTTGCGGGGCGATGTCTCTTATCTCGATCATCTGACCCGGTGCAGCGGCACGCTGGCGGTGGGGCTTGGTGCGGGCGTTGCGGGCGATGCCTCGGAACTGCTGCAGGCGCCGGCCAGCGCCGAGGTGCTGGACCTGATCCAGGATGAGCTGAACCCGGATGTGGTGATCTGCGACCTGCCCGCGATCCTGGCCCATGACGATCTGGCGGCTTTCCTGCCCCGGCTCGACGGGGTGCTGCTGGTTGCCGATGGCACCCAGACCACCGCCGACCAGATCCGCCGCTGTCAGCAGGTGATCGGTGACACAACACCGCTTTTGGGTGTCATCCTGAACCGCGGGCGCGGCACCGGCGCGGAAAACTACGCGCTCTGA
- a CDS encoding Wzz/FepE/Etk N-terminal domain-containing protein, whose protein sequence is MGPIYSLEDILDMIRRRARVMLAVVVIGTMLSLVFALMQKHEYEAYEVIQIARPVVSDELARSTVEGSSARRLQLIQQVLTTRGTMLEIIDKYGIYADIPALRPQAKVDMLRTAVRIEGVAAAREGFSDDGTISVLTITARMPTAVLAQQVAHEFGQRTVELSKRTRIENARATLAFFDAQAAALETDIEALEGEIEEFRSHNQLALPGVLDARRDEIATINGGLLDIARDRIEIERAIQLAEQSERPATAERLKKDYREQLATLDAQRALLDSRKRELELQIETSPEVERMLGTYDRRLEQLQDELNQVSTRRNEAEMGFLIEAERQAERLTVIEEAAIPDYPVTESRKKKAILGAAASFVAAFALAVLLEMRHPVLRSAGQLERELGFRPVVTVPYLDGDRRAPSLWSRLMSRFRRRRTPAE, encoded by the coding sequence ATGGGGCCGATCTATTCCTTGGAAGACATCCTTGACATGATCCGCAGGCGCGCGCGGGTCATGCTGGCTGTTGTCGTGATCGGGACGATGCTGTCGCTGGTTTTTGCCCTGATGCAAAAGCACGAATACGAGGCCTATGAGGTCATCCAGATCGCGCGCCCGGTGGTTTCCGACGAATTGGCGCGCAGCACAGTCGAGGGATCCTCGGCCCGGCGACTGCAACTGATCCAGCAGGTCCTGACCACCCGTGGCACCATGCTGGAAATCATCGACAAATATGGCATCTATGCCGATATCCCCGCGCTTAGGCCGCAGGCCAAGGTGGATATGCTGCGCACCGCCGTGCGGATCGAGGGCGTGGCCGCCGCGCGCGAAGGGTTCTCTGACGATGGCACCATCTCGGTTCTGACCATCACTGCCCGGATGCCGACCGCGGTTCTGGCCCAGCAGGTGGCGCATGAATTCGGTCAGCGCACCGTCGAGTTGAGCAAACGTACCAGGATCGAGAATGCCCGCGCCACCCTGGCCTTTTTCGATGCGCAGGCGGCGGCGCTGGAAACCGATATCGAGGCGCTGGAAGGCGAGATCGAGGAGTTCCGCAGCCACAACCAGCTGGCGCTGCCCGGTGTGCTGGATGCGCGGCGCGACGAGATTGCCACCATCAATGGCGGCCTGCTCGACATCGCGCGTGACCGGATCGAGATCGAGCGCGCCATCCAGCTGGCCGAGCAGAGCGAGCGCCCGGCCACCGCCGAACGGCTGAAGAAGGATTACCGCGAACAGCTGGCCACGCTGGATGCGCAGCGGGCCCTGCTGGACAGCCGCAAGCGCGAGCTGGAACTCCAGATCGAGACCAGCCCCGAGGTCGAGCGGATGCTGGGCACTTATGATCGCCGGCTGGAGCAGTTGCAGGACGAATTGAACCAGGTCTCGACCCGTCGCAACGAGGCCGAGATGGGCTTTCTCATCGAGGCCGAGCGCCAGGCCGAACGGCTGACCGTCATCGAAGAGGCCGCGATCCCCGATTATCCGGTCACCGAAAGCCGCAAGAAAAAGGCCATCCTGGGTGCGGCCGCCAGTTTTGTTGCCGCCTTTGCACTGGCCGTCCTGCTGGAAATGCGACACCCGGTGCTGCGCAGCGCCGGACAGCTGGAACGCGAACTGGGCTTCCGCCCGGTGGTCACGGTGCCCTATCTGGATGGCGACCGGCGCGCGCCCTCGCTCTGGTCGCGCCTGATGTCGCGGTTCCGCCGCCGCCGCACCCCGGCGGAATAG
- a CDS encoding oligosaccharide flippase family protein → MPRLLSAFHGSGLMARVLRSASWLMVGYGGSQALRLAANLLMTRLLYPEAFGLMTLVTVVVVGLNLFSDVGIGPAIAQNPRGDDPDFLNTAWTIQVGRGIGLFTVACLLAVPVSRIYDEPDLTTYLPVAAVALLISGFFPTRIETAHRHLIVGRLTVLDLISQLIGIGAMAALAIATRSVMALALGGVITALAKLILTHFLLPGAANRFRWEPAARSELMRFGKWIFLSTALTFVISQGDRAILGRYLTMEMLGIYNIGYFLGSFPIMLGLAVVGRIMLPVYRDHPPDADPANWRRLARLRAGVTLGVGMPLVAVALAGPQLVDLLYDPRYQLAGPMVTLISLAFIPQLIVVTYDIVALARGDSLSYFALMLVRALMQVGAILLGLWAFGMLGAILSLAAATLATYPAVLWLTGKYGARDLRHDIIAIVLGGIAAVAVIRFHWAEIAPLVPL, encoded by the coding sequence ATGCCCCGCCTTCTCTCCGCCTTTCACGGTTCCGGCCTGATGGCCCGCGTCCTGCGCAGCGCCTCGTGGCTGATGGTGGGCTATGGCGGCAGCCAGGCGCTGAGGCTGGCGGCGAACCTGCTGATGACCCGGCTGCTTTACCCCGAGGCCTTTGGCCTGATGACGCTGGTCACGGTGGTGGTGGTCGGGCTGAACCTGTTTTCCGACGTGGGCATCGGCCCGGCCATCGCGCAGAACCCGCGTGGCGACGACCCCGATTTCCTGAACACCGCCTGGACGATCCAGGTGGGGCGCGGCATTGGGCTGTTCACGGTCGCCTGCCTGCTGGCGGTGCCCGTGTCGCGGATTTATGACGAGCCCGATCTGACCACCTATCTGCCGGTGGCGGCGGTGGCGCTGCTGATCTCGGGCTTTTTCCCGACCCGGATCGAAACCGCGCACAGGCACCTGATCGTCGGGCGTCTCACCGTGCTGGACCTGATCAGCCAGCTGATCGGGATCGGCGCAATGGCGGCGCTGGCGATTGCAACACGCTCGGTCATGGCGCTGGCGCTGGGGGGCGTGATCACAGCACTGGCCAAGCTGATCCTGACCCATTTCCTGTTACCGGGCGCCGCCAACCGGTTCCGCTGGGAGCCAGCGGCCCGGTCCGAGTTGATGCGGTTCGGCAAATGGATCTTCCTGTCCACGGCGCTGACCTTTGTGATCAGCCAGGGCGATCGGGCGATCCTGGGCCGCTACCTGACGATGGAGATGCTGGGCATCTACAACATCGGCTATTTTCTGGGCAGTTTCCCGATCATGCTGGGGCTGGCCGTGGTCGGGCGCATCATGCTGCCGGTCTATCGCGATCACCCCCCCGATGCCGACCCGGCCAACTGGCGCCGGCTGGCGCGATTGCGGGCAGGCGTGACGCTGGGGGTCGGGATGCCGCTGGTGGCGGTGGCGCTGGCCGGGCCGCAGCTGGTCGACCTGCTTTATGACCCGCGCTACCAACTGGCCGGGCCGATGGTGACGCTGATCTCGCTGGCCTTCATCCCGCAGCTGATCGTGGTGACCTATGACATCGTCGCGCTGGCGCGGGGCGACAGCCTGTCCTATTTCGCACTGATGCTGGTGCGGGCGCTGATGCAGGTGGGTGCGATCCTGCTGGGGCTTTGGGCCTTTGGGATGCTGGGGGCGATCCTGTCGCTGGCGGCGGCAACCCTTGCCACCTATCCCGCCGTGCTGTGGCTGACCGGCAAATACGGCGCGCGCGACCTGCGCCACGACATCATCGCAATCGTGCTGGGCGGGATTGCCGCGGTCGCTGTAATCCGGTTTCACTGGGCCGAGATCGCGCCGCTGGTACCGCTCTGA
- a CDS encoding glycosyltransferase yields the protein MIIAYVLNTYPQPSHSFIRREIQALERQGHQVVRLAMRRAEAPLVDVRDRAEAEQTSYVLDRRVLGLGGALLRRFLRAPGRGLAALRLALRCGRASSSGMARHLIYLAEAAEVANRCETDGVGHIHAHFGTNSATVAMLAHALGGPGYSFTVHGPEEFDAPGALSLGEKLDRARFAVGVSQFGRSQLCRWAAFDSWDHLHVVHCGIEPEAFADPEPAPEGPLRLVSIGRFVEQKGQMVLVHAMVRLVRRHPQVHLDLVGDGEMRPALERAIAKAGLQGNITLTGWLDQDGVRAALDRAHALVMPSFAEGLPMVVMEAMAAARPVVATYVAGTPELVLPGETGWLVPAGDDAALAEALAGLAETPVARLQAMGETGRARVLTRHAIDDQAGKLADLIASFEG from the coding sequence GTGATCATTGCCTATGTCCTGAACACCTATCCGCAACCCTCGCACAGTTTCATCCGCCGCGAGATCCAGGCGCTCGAGCGGCAGGGGCATCAGGTGGTGCGGCTGGCGATGCGCCGGGCCGAGGCGCCGTTGGTCGATGTGCGTGACCGGGCCGAGGCGGAGCAGACGAGTTATGTGCTCGACCGGAGGGTGTTGGGGCTGGGCGGCGCCCTGTTGCGCCGGTTCCTGCGCGCGCCGGGGCGTGGCCTTGCCGCGTTGCGATTGGCGCTGCGCTGTGGGCGCGCCTCGTCCAGCGGGATGGCGCGCCATCTGATCTATCTGGCCGAGGCGGCCGAGGTCGCGAACCGTTGCGAAACGGACGGGGTCGGTCATATCCACGCCCATTTCGGCACCAATTCCGCCACCGTTGCCATGCTGGCCCATGCGCTGGGCGGGCCGGGATACTCGTTTACCGTGCATGGGCCCGAAGAATTCGACGCACCGGGTGCGCTCAGCCTGGGGGAGAAGCTGGATCGCGCGCGCTTTGCCGTGGGGGTCAGCCAGTTCGGACGCAGCCAGCTCTGCCGCTGGGCGGCCTTTGACAGCTGGGACCACCTGCATGTGGTGCATTGCGGGATCGAACCCGAGGCCTTTGCCGATCCGGAACCGGCGCCCGAGGGGCCGCTGCGCCTGGTCTCGATCGGCCGGTTTGTCGAGCAGAAGGGGCAGATGGTGCTGGTGCATGCCATGGTGCGGTTGGTGCGGCGACATCCGCAGGTGCATCTGGACCTGGTCGGCGATGGCGAGATGCGTCCGGCGCTGGAGCGGGCGATAGCCAAGGCCGGGTTGCAGGGCAATATCACGCTGACCGGCTGGCTGGATCAGGACGGCGTGCGCGCGGCGCTGGATCGGGCGCATGCGCTGGTGATGCCCAGTTTTGCCGAAGGGTTGCCCATGGTGGTGATGGAGGCGATGGCGGCTGCACGACCGGTGGTGGCGACCTATGTGGCGGGCACGCCCGAACTGGTGTTGCCGGGCGAGACCGGCTGGCTGGTGCCGGCCGGAGACGATGCCGCGCTGGCCGAGGCCTTGGCAGGGTTGGCCGAGACCCCGGTGGCCCGGTTGCAGGCGATGGGAGAGACCGGACGTGCGCGGGTGCTGACCCGCCACGCCATCGACGATCAGGCCGGCAAACTGGCTGATTTGATCGCGAGTTTCGAGGGGTAG
- a CDS encoding glycosyltransferase codes for MSRWLSVILPAHDEAEWIGACARSVLASDPLPRGWRGEVLVVANGCSDDTAARARAFADQAAARGWDWQVLELAEGGKLGALTAGDAAARGELRAYLDADVQLDPALLARLVAALETEAPRYASGAPRVARAKSPITRLYARFWQGLPFVTTGVPGFGLFAVNTAGRARWGDWPDIISDDTFVRLSFTPQERLRVEAGYDWPMVEGFANLVRVRRRQDAGVAEVARLYPHLMKNDDTPGLGLGGLLGHLLRDPLGFAVYATVAIAVRTPLYRPRSHWDRGR; via the coding sequence GTGAGCCGCTGGCTGAGCGTCATCCTGCCCGCCCATGACGAGGCGGAGTGGATCGGCGCCTGCGCCCGTTCGGTTTTGGCCTCGGACCCGCTGCCTCGGGGCTGGCGCGGAGAGGTGCTGGTGGTGGCCAATGGGTGCAGCGACGACACCGCCGCGCGCGCCCGCGCCTTTGCTGATCAGGCGGCGGCGCGCGGCTGGGACTGGCAGGTGCTGGAACTGGCCGAGGGCGGCAAGCTGGGCGCGCTGACCGCCGGGGATGCGGCTGCGCGAGGCGAATTGCGGGCCTATCTGGATGCGGATGTGCAACTGGACCCGGCGCTGCTGGCGCGGTTGGTCGCCGCACTCGAAACCGAGGCGCCCCGCTATGCGAGTGGCGCGCCCCGCGTGGCCCGGGCAAAGAGCCCGATCACCCGCCTTTACGCGCGCTTCTGGCAGGGCCTGCCCTTTGTCACCACCGGCGTGCCGGGCTTTGGTCTGTTCGCGGTGAACACCGCCGGGCGCGCGCGCTGGGGGGATTGGCCCGACATCATCTCGGATGACACGTTTGTGCGGCTCAGCTTCACACCGCAAGAGCGTCTGCGGGTCGAGGCCGGGTATGACTGGCCCATGGTCGAGGGGTTTGCCAATCTGGTGCGCGTACGGCGGCGGCAGGATGCCGGCGTGGCCGAGGTGGCCCGGCTCTACCCGCATCTGATGAAAAATGACGACACGCCCGGACTGGGTCTGGGGGGCCTTCTCGGGCATCTGCTGCGCGATCCGCTCGGCTTTGCGGTCTATGCGACTGTTGCGATTGCGGTGCGGACGCCGCTCTACCGGCCTCGGTCCCACTGGGACCGAGGCCGGTAG